TTGACGCTTGTGACGACGACGAGGGGGTGCATGGAGGCGGAGAGGGACGCCCTCCTCGCCTTCAAAGCCGGCATCCTCGACCCATCCCGCCGCTTGTCCTCGTGGCGTCGCCCAGTGGACTGCTGCAGATGGAGCGGCGTGGTGTGCGACAACACCACGGGCCACGTCGTGCAGCTCAACCTCCAGAATGCGGAGGCTTACTACGACAATTCGACGGTGTTGGGGGGTGAGATCGGTCCATCTTtgctttctctaactcatttgCGCCGCTTGAATCTCACTCAGAACGACTTCGGCGGCGCCCGAATCCCCAAGTTCTTGGGTTCTTTTGGGAGACTCAGATATCTGGATCTCTCTTATTCCAATTTCGGCGGAGCCATTCCTCCCCAGCTGGGTAACCTGTCAACCCTCCGCTATCTGAGGCTGTCCTCGTACAACTTAAGGATCGACGCGGGGGACGACCTACAGTGGCTCTCGCGTCTATCTTCTCTAACATTCCTCCAAATGAACTTTGTGAACCTCAGCACGGCCTCTCCCGATTGGCTACGAGCCGTGAACCAGCTGCCCTCCCTGCAACAACTCTATCTGTCAGGCTGTGGTCTCACTGCCCTCCCCGACTCTCTTTCCCGCGTCAACCTCACGGCTCTCACCACCCTCGATCTCCGTGGCAACTTCTTCAACTCCACCTTTCCCAGCTGGCTTTTTGAACTCCGTAGCCTCTCCTATCTCGCGATCAGCAATTCTGAATTGTATGGCACCGTACCTGCCGGGTTTGGGAACTTGACTCGTCTCGCGCAGCTCGACCTTAGCGGCAACTCGCTTTCCGGTTCCATACCTGTCGATCTCTGGAGTTTGGCCAGTCTAACCACACTTGATCTCAGCCACAATTCATTTACGAGTCCCCTTCTACCTCAAATCGGGAACACGACAAGTCTGTCGCAGCTAAACCTCGTTCAGTGCTTCCTCGTTGGTTCCATCCCTGCCGAGATTGGGCGCTTGACCAGTCTTACGGAATTACGCTTAAGCGGCAATTCACTTTCTGGTCGAATCCCTGCCGAGATTGGGAATCTGTCCAGCGTAACGCAGCTCGACTTGGGTCATAATTCACTCTCCGGACTGATACCGGTTGAgatcggcaagctttccgacCTTTCCACCCTTGATCTCTCCGATAACTCCCTGGAGGGCACCATGTCCGAACTCCATTTCGTGAACCTAACCGAGTTGGTCGCCCTGTACGCTTACGCCAACCCTTTGACCATCCGATTCGACCACGACTGGGTGCCCCCTTTTCAACTTCAATCCATCAAAGTTGATACCTGTGACTTGGGTCCCGCGTTTCCCAGGTGGCTCCGTTCTCAGGAATTCCTCACTGATATTGATCTGTCCAACACAAGCATCGAAGACACACTGCCTGATTGGTTTTggaattcttcttcttccaccattATGGACATAAATCTGTCCCACAATAAGATCGGTGGAGTTTTGCCGGCATCCTTGGAGAGTATGGCCACCTTGATGCTCTTGAATTTGAGCTCCAATCTCTTTCGAGGTCGCATTCCTGTTTTGCCACCAAACCTACAAGCGCTGGACTTGTCCAGCAATTCTTTGTCGGGATCGCTACCCTCGACCATCTCATCACAGTTGGGCTACCTGTTCCTCTCCCACAACTATCTTCATGGAAGCATACCGTCGTCCTACGTCTGCGACCTGCAGCAACTTTATGCCCTTGATCTATCCAACAATCAAATATCAGGAGAAATCCCGCGTTGTCGGCCGGAGGGATCACAACTTTTGTTTGTCAATCTGGCGAACAACAAGCTACGAGGAAAGATTCCTGACTCCATCGGAAACTTGGGCAACCTTCAGTTCCTGCACTTAAACAACAACAGCCTCTTCGGACGTATTCCTTCGTCGCTGAAAAATTGCAGTCGGCTGGCTGTCATTGATCTCGGCAACAACAAATTCTCGGGAAGTATTCCAGCGTGGATCGGACAAAGTTTACGGAATCTGCAAGTACTCCTACTGCGCTCAAATATGTTTTCGGGCCATATTCCTCTGCAACTTGGACGATCTAGTAATCTTCAAATCATCGATCTCTCCAACAACAGACTATCGGGATCGGTACCGCACTCTTTCGGCAACTTCAGCGCGATGATCTCCGCGTCGAAGTCGATGGCTTCTACGGTTtcgaacattatgaattttgtgtTATCCTCTTTCGTGGCAAGCGAGAGTATATCTCTGGTTACCAAGGGCGATGAGTTCAGCTTCTCCACCATTCTCCGATTTGTGAAGAGCATAGATCTTTCGAACAATGATCTGAGCGGAGTGATTCCTCCGGAAATCGGTTCTCTTTTTGCGCTTCAAACATTGAATTTGTCGAGAAATAGTTTTGAAGGCATGATTCCGAAAACAATGGGCGATATGAAGTCATTGGAAACTCTGGACCTATCATTCAATAAGTTATCCGGAGTCATTCCTGAAAGCTTTTCGGCGCTGAATTCTCTGAACCACTTGAATCTGTCTTACAACAATCTATCGGGAGCGATTCCATCGGGGAATCAACTTCAGACGCTGGAGGATGCATCCATTTATATCGGAAATGTCCATCTCTGTGGTCCTCCGGTGACCAAGAGTTGCTCCGACGATCCCAACGTCGATTCGACAGAAGAGGAGTACAAACAAGGATCTCATGTGCTGTCATTTTACTTTGGTACCGGGCTCGGATATTTGGTCGGCTTATGGagtgtgttcgtcgtcatgctgTTCAAGAAAGATTGGAGGCTCTTCTATTTTGCAACGGTGGACAAGATGTACGACAAAGCGTATGTGGCAGTCAGGATAAGAATGCGAAATTGACATGACGCAGCAATCAAAGGAAGGCCGGTCGAATGTGATGCAAGTTTCTTTTTTGTTATAAGCCTGATTTACTCCACATTTCGGAAATCTATCTCTTTCGAGGCCATCAGTCATCATTGCTTTCTTCCAGATCGACATGAAAAAGGAGTGAAGGGAAGACTTCCCCGGGGAGGGTGGATTCATCTTACTAAACTGCACGACCGTTGGACTAATTCCACGCGCTTCCCTTCCAGCCTGATGGCGACGACGCTCGTTTTTGTTTGGACGGTTCCATGGAAATATAGTAGAATTAATCTCTGAATCCGTCAGATTGTGCTCTCACCATTATAATGTCCTCCTCCTCTGCTGTGGTGCCCGTGTTCTCCATGCTGCTGCAGCCTACATAGTCTTCGCTTCACGAAAGGTTTCGATAGTCATGCACTTGTTGTTCTGCATTCGTATCTGGCAAAAACAAACGTTTGATATAGAAGTTCAACTACTCTATGGGTCTTCCAGCATTATATGTAAAAGAAGTTGTTTTCCGACATTGATGCATTAACTATAAATTAGTcctgtgcacacacacacacacacacacatacatatatatatatatatatatatatatatatatatatatatatatatatatatatatatatatatatataagaaattaaattcaacctcaatAATTTTTCAGGCCCAGGAAAAATCAAAggtgatttttctaaaaatatctctctctttatttttatttttgcaatGATACCCTCATTTttagaatatttatttatttttaatatcctaAATGTTCCTCAGTTATATGTGTCTCTTTTCATATGGGATGTGGCGTTCAAGGTTATCGTCACGTCCTCCTTTGGATGAGTATTATCGAttaattttgagttgtttcgcttTCACAAAGATTtaatctttgataataaatctattCTTGTTTTTGTCATGACATAATGATTGATAAACTGCATACGAATATAATTTAGGGATTGATTTGATGGACAAAGAAGAAAATGAGGCTGAAATGATGATGAGTCAAAGCAATAAATGTCGAAGGTGAGGGAGGAAAAAGAGatgatcataataaataaaataataataatgaaatgaAAGACTATAAATTTGGAGTAGGATGAGTAACGGAGAACGAAGAACATATTTGTAAGAGagctttgaaagtagacaaagttGAAAATTATGATGAATGATAAGAGCGAAGACATAAATTATGATGAAAGAGAGAAAACTCAAAGGAGGAAatgataacaataacaaatgccaaaaagaaagaaaaaaaagattttaacAATCAAAAGAGACATTGAAGATGGGAAACATGTAGAAAGAAaggttttttgagaaaaaaaattcaaaatcaaataaaatttatttggaAATTTCAAGTCTATAATGTGGCCATTTATTTTTTAAGATCTATAATTTAGAAAAttagtaaaattaaattttatttttttttgacaaatttctgatAGGATGAAAGGGAAGCTCATCGAGGAAAATTGATTTCTGAAATTATTTAtgtaatacaaatatatataactGCATCCATTTACATACATCCTATAGGTTTTTGAAATGTCCTTATCGATAAAACGTAATTAAGTAACATTTATTTCCATCCTTATTGAATTATTTGTGTTGGGCACCAAGAACTCATAAATAACATCGTTGATTcttcttattttcatttttatttgtgttttatttatttatttttttatgttatatttttatttatcatctcGCGTCACTTATTAGGAGGTAAGCATGATAGATACCACCACGTTGCGAATGACACACTCATCGACAAACTAAAATCATTTAGGTTGGACTAATTCCAAGTGGCGATAGGATAATATCTCTTAGTCTTCGGATGGGACACCCCACATTTACTGGAGCATCACCGGTCCGCTACGCCGGTGAAGTTAAAGCTTCTCACGTCACATCGGCCATCTTCCACACCCAACGGGACTCTCTAATCCGAATATTTGGTCGGCTTATGGAGTGTGTTCGTGATCATGCTGTTCAAGAAAGATTGGAGGCTCTTCTATTTTGCAACGGTGGACAAAATGTACGACAAAGCGTATGTGGCAGTCAAGATAAGAATGCGAAATTGACATGACGCAGCAATCAAAGGAAGGCCGGTTGAATGTGATGCAAGTTTCTTCTGTGTTATAAGCCTGATTTACTCCACATTTCGGGAATCTATCTCTTTCGAGGCCATCAGTCATTGGTTTCTTCCAGATCGACATGAAAAAGGAGTGAAGGGAAGACTTCCCCGGGGAGGGTGGATTCATCTTGCTAAACTGCGCTACCGTTGGACTCTTTCCACGCGCTTTCCTTGGAGCCTGATGGCGACGGCACTCGTTTTCGTTTGGAAGGTTCCGTGGAAATATAGTAGAATTAATCTCTGAATCCGTCAGGTTGTACTCTCACCAGTATAATGTCCTCCTCCTCTGCTGTGGTGCCCGTGGTCTCCATGCTGCTGCAGCCTACAGAGTCTTCGCTTCACGAAATGTTTCGAGAGTCATAAACTTGTTGTTCTGCATTCGGATCTGGCAAAAACAGACGCTTGATATTGAAGTTCAACTACACTATGGGTCTTCCAGCATTTGATGTAAAAGAAGATGTTTTCCGACATTGATGCATTGACTATGAATTAGTCCTGTGTCCACACTCGAGGAGAAaataaagcatatatatatatatatatatatatatatatatatatatatatatatatatatatatatatataatagaaattCAACCACAATAATTTCTCAGGCACAGGAAAAATCAAAGGGTGATTTTTCTAAAAACATCTCTGTTTTTAAGTTCCTTTTACAATGAAACCCTcattttgaaatatttatttatttatttttaatatcctaaatattcctcgcccttatttatagttttttctCCTTTCATATGAGACATGGTCCTCTTGGTCATCGTCACCTCCTTCATCATATGAGCATTGTCGGTTATCTTAAAATTGTCTCACTTTCATGATGACTCAATCTTTGacaataagtttaattatgtctTCACCATGACCTTTCGTGGATGATGGATAAGCTAGATGCAAGTATAATTCAAGGGGAGGTTGGTTTGACGGACAAAGATGAATATGAGGTTGAAATGATGATAGATTTAAAGCAATAGATATTGAATGCGAGAAAAGAGAAAGATGTgacaatgataaataaaaaataacgagATAGGGTAGAAAGAAAGTGAAAAGCTATAGATTTTGCATAAGATGAGTGATGAATGTgacaatgataaataaaaaataacgagATAGGGTAGAAAGAAAGTGAAAAGCTATAGATTTTGCATAAGATGAGTGATGAAGAATGAAGAGCATATATGTAAGAGAGCTTTTGAGGTAAGCAACGTCGAAGATCATGATGATATGAATAATAGGAGCGAATAAACAATTAAGCTTGTTATGGAAGATCGAATCTCCTGAATGCGAGAAAACATCTGGGACTTGATAATGTCCACTAAAAAATGAGATGATAATGAACAAGACTATCACTatcgaaataaaaaagaaaaaaaaataacaacCAAAAGAGATATTTAGGATGGGACCGTCCGAAAGCAaatgttttttcaaaaaaaattaaaaatcaaaaaaaattatttgaacatTTCAAAGTCATTGGCTATTTATAGTTTGAGGATCTCTCATTTAGAAAAtaagtaaaattaaattttattttttgataaatttataatCTGGAAGCTCATAGAGGAAAGTTGAtttctaaaattatttatgtAACACAAATAGATATAATTGCATTCGTTTACATACGTCCCATAGGTTTTTGAAAAGTCCTTATCGATAAAACGTAATTAGTAACATTTATTTCCACCCTCGTTGAATTATTTGTGTTGGGTACGAAGAACTCATAAATAACATCGCTGGTTTctcttattttcatttttatttattttttatgttacatTTTTATTTATCATCTCGCGTCACTTATTAGGTAAGCATGAAAGATACCACCGCATTGCGAATGGCTCACTCATCGACAAACTAAAATCATTTAGGTTGGACAAATTCCAAGTGGCGATAGGATAAATATCTCTTAGTCTTCGGATGGGACACCCCACATTT
This is a stretch of genomic DNA from Musa acuminata AAA Group cultivar baxijiao unplaced genomic scaffold, Cavendish_Baxijiao_AAA HiC_scaffold_402, whole genome shotgun sequence. It encodes these proteins:
- the LOC103988307 gene encoding receptor-like protein EIX2, whose protein sequence is MEAERDALLAFKAGILDPSRRLSSWRRPVDCCRWSGVVCDNTTGHVVQLNLQNAEAYYDNSTVLGGEIGPSLLSLTHLRRLNLTQNDFGGARIPKFLGSFGRLRYLDLSYSNFGGAIPPQLGNLSTLRYLRLSSYNLRIDAGDDLQWLSRLSSLTFLQMNFVNLSTASPDWLRAVNQLPSLQQLYLSGCGLTALPDSLSRVNLTALTTLDLRGNFFNSTFPSWLFELRSLSYLAISNSELYGTVPAGFGNLTRLAQLDLSGNSLSGSIPVDLWSLASLTTLDLSHNSFTSPLLPQIGNTTSLSQLNLVQCFLVGSIPAEIGRLTSLTELRLSGNSLSGRIPAEIGNLSSVTQLDLGHNSLSGLIPVEIGKLSDLSTLDLSDNSLEGTMSELHFVNLTELVALYAYANPLTIRFDHDWVPPFQLQSIKVDTCDLGPAFPRWLRSQEFLTDIDLSNTSIEDTLPDWFWNSSSSTIMDINLSHNKIGGVLPASLESMATLMLLNLSSNLFRGRIPVLPPNLQALDLSSNSLSGSLPSTISSQLGYLFLSHNYLHGSIPSSYVCDLQQLYALDLSNNQISGEIPRCRPEGSQLLFVNLANNKLRGKIPDSIGNLGNLQFLHLNNNSLFGRIPSSLKNCSRLAVIDLGNNKFSGSIPAWIGQSLRNLQVLLLRSNMFSGHIPLQLGRSSNLQIIDLSNNRLSGSVPHSFGNFSAMISASKSMASTVSNIMNFVLSSFVASESISLVTKGDEFSFSTILRFVKSIDLSNNDLSGVIPPEIGSLFALQTLNLSRNSFEGMIPKTMGDMKSLETLDLSFNKLSGVIPESFSALNSLNHLNLSYNNLSGAIPSGNQLQTLEDASIYIGNVHLCGPPVTKSCSDDPNVDSTEEEYKQGSHVLSFYFGTGLGYLVGLWSVFVVMLFKKDWRLFYFATVDKMYDKAYVAVRIRMRN